From the Ciona intestinalis chromosome 2, KH, whole genome shotgun sequence genome, one window contains:
- the LOC100180501 gene encoding bifunctional heparan sulfate N-deacetylase/N-sulfotransferase 4, whose translation MWMKLRKIASPRNVVITLCTLAAFSLFYAILTWDYNNATVRINPDSMPAGPVFNVDRWVQSPYEHDHSAIKPPSGMPARQKVLLFLHPKSTVGKGIQIALEFVRFKFQVQTGDIRNLPVLTDDNKGRYAVIVFEDLFMYLGLQSANRNALDKYCREYNVGMIFLLHYHKKPEEDPLLISQVGNFPLRYMTDVRLKDYEINETSPLLRITRPGAVVPLPTPNDWTVFFPYHHTYTAVTFASRLKPLKLRKGKRRFNRKHRNTRSLAFDSMGHGAADMEQTIENQEKLYPVILDRGIYDGIQRVFFGSTLKFFLNKIMFLDALSYLSYGRLSIPLERYFQIDIDDVFVGIPDTRLLISDVNALLNFQSQLRKNIPGFSFQLGFSGKFIYSGTDAESEADRMLLKMSDEFLWFPHMWSHMQAHWFLNATKLCDYMELNRQFAIRHNFNTSSHYAVAPHHAGVYPVHEQLYYCWKKIWNISSTSTEEYLSLRPDHKRRGFIHKNIMVLPRQTCGLFTHTMVLDMYPGGQEILLEIIDGGSLFQSFLYNQINVFMTHQSNYGNDRLGLFTFDREIKFIYKWTNLRLKYEPPMALARRYFNIYPEEREPLWKNPCAQRRHLEIWSEEKNCNSLPSFVVVGPQKTGTTALYWFLTMHPHVKSNHPSPTTFEEVQFFSGSNYFKGLDWYMSFFPTPENNTVIFEKSATYFDQQVVPKRLTMLLPSKHVVVVLIDPAKRAYSWYQHMRSHNDASASKYSFYETITAQPGKAPPALISLQRRCLDPGFYARHLENWLEYIQSQYIVIVDGDLLKSDPSSAMFNLQTDLGFTEIYQYDKILKFDKRKGFFCQLLPTGKTKCLGRGKGRQYPDMDQLSVKYLDTYYKESNTKLTELLRGINKPIPGWLSEKSVT comes from the exons ATGTGGATGAAGCTGAGGAAAATAGCCAGTCCAAGAAATGTTGTCATAACTCTGTGCACCCTTGCTGCCTTCAGTTTATTTTACGCTATTTTAACATGGGATTATAATAACGCAACAGTTCGAATAAATCCGGACAGCATGCCTGCTGGTCCTGTGTTCAATGTGGATAGATGG GTTCAATCACCATATGAACACGACCACAGTGCAATAAAACCACCAAGTGGTATGCCTGCCAGGCAGAAAGTTTTGCTGTTTCTTCACCCTAAATCAACT GTTGGTAAAGGTATACAAATTGCACTGGAATTTGTTCGATTTAAATTTCAAGTTCAAACCGGAGACATTCGTAACCTGCCAGTTTTAACAGATGACAACAAG GGTCGATACGCTGTCATCGTGTTTGAGGATCTCTTCATGTACTTGGGTCTTCAGAGTGCCAATCGTAATGCTTTGGATAAATACTGCCGCGAGTATAATGTGGGCATGATATTCTTGCTGCATTATCATAAAAAGCCAGAGGAAGACCCCTTGTTAATCAGTCAG gtTGGGAACTTCCCTCTGCGCTACATGACAGATGTAAGGCTGAAAGattatgaaataaatgaaacctCACCCTTACTAAGAATCACAAGGCCTGGAGCAGTG GTACCCCTTCCTACTCCAAATGACTGGACAGTGTTCTTTCCTTACCACCACACATACACAGCTGTGACGTTTGCTTCAAGGCTAAAACCGTTGAAGTTACGAAAAGGGAAACGGCGATTTAA TCGAAAACACAGAAACACTCGCAGCCTTGCTTTTGATTCCATGGGCCATGGAGCAGCAGACATGGAACAG ACCATAGAGAACCAGGAGAAGTTATATCCTGTGATACTTGACAGAGGAATCTATGACGGAATTCAACGAGTTTTCTTTGGAAGCACTTTAAAATTCTTTCTTAACAA AATCATGTTTCTGGATGCTTTGAGTTATTTATCTTATGGAAGACTCTCAATTCCTTTGGAAAGATATTTTCAAATTGACATTGATGACGTTTTTGTGGGAATTCCTGACACTCGACTTCTGATAAGTGATGTGAAT GCCCTGCTTAACTTTCAAAGTCAACTTCGTAAAAATATCCCAGGGTTCAGTTTCCAACTTGGGTTTTCCGGAAAGTTCATTTACTCAg GAACGGATGCAGAATCGGAAGCTGATCGAATGTTGCTAAAAATGAGCGATGAATTTTTATGGTTTCCACACATGTGGTCACATATGCAAGCACACTGGTTCCTGAATGCAACAAAATTATGTGACTACATGGAACTTAACAGGCAGTTTGCTAtt CGCCACAATTTCAACACATCGTCCCACTATGCGGTTGCCCCACACCACGCAGGGGTTTACCCAGTACATGAGCAACTCTACTACTGCTGGAAGAAGATTTGGAATATAAGTTCCACCAGCACTGAAGAATACCTCAGTCTTAGACCCGATCACAAGCGGAGAGgtttcattcataaaaatatcatg GTGTTGCCACGTCAAACGTGCGGACTTTTCACCCACACGATGGTGCTAGACATGTACCCAGGCGGACAGGAGATTCTGCTTGAAATTATTGACGGCGGAAGTTTGTTCCaatcatttttatacaatCAA atCAACGTGTTCATGACACATCAGTCAAATTACGGAAACGATCGTCTTGGCCTGTTTACTTTTGATcgagaaattaaatttatttataaatggaCCAACCTGCGACTAAAGTATGAACCACCGATGGCGCTAGCGAGACgatactttaatatttatccTGAAGAAAGAGAACCTTTGTGGAAG AATCCATGCGCTCAAAGACGCCATTTGGAAATCTGGTCAGAGGAGAAGAATTGTAATTCCTTGCCAAGTTTTGTGGTGGTTGGACCACAGAAAACAG gtaCAACTGCATTATATTGGTTCCTAACCATGCACCCGCATGTAAAGAGCAATCATCCAAGCCCGACAACTTTTGAAGAAGTTCAATTTTTCAGCGGTTCCAACTATTTTAAGGGGCTTGACTG GTACATGAGCTTCTTTCCTACACCTGAGAACAACACGGTTATTTTTGAGAAGAGCGCAACATATTTCGATCAACAAGTTGTCCCGAAACGACTCACAATGTTACTCCCATCCAAGCATgtcgttgttgttttaattgaccCTGCTAAACGAGCTTACTCCTGGTATCAG caCATGCGATCCCACAATGATGCTTCTGCTtccaaatattctttttatgAGACAATCACTGCACAACCTGGCAAGGCACCTCCTGCACTTATATCTTTACAAAGAAGATGTTTAGATCCTGGTTTTTATGCCCGACATTTAGAGAACTGGCTTGAGTACATACAGTCGCAATAT ATTGTAATCGTGGATGGTGACTTGCTTAAATCCGACCCATCTTCTGCCATGTTCAATCTGCAGACAGATCTTGGCTTTACAGAGATCTACCAGtatgataaaatattgaa GTTTGATAAACGCAAAGGTTTCTTCTGCCAACTTCTACCTACAGGGAAAACGAAATGTCTTGGCCGTGGAAAAGGCAGACAATATCCAGACATGGATCAACtg AGTGTTAAATACCTTGATACGTATTATAAAGAATCAAACACCAAGCTCACAGAATTGCTCAGAGGAATAAATAAACCTATACCAGGATGGCTAAGCGAGAAATCGGTGACCTGA
- the LOC100176568 gene encoding J domain-containing protein-like yields the protein MDVFKQIFSEDNNTEDYYDVLGCNELSNTNQILTEYRIKAKLLHPDKNKGNSNSSLEFAKLQKAKEVLADPTLRKEYDLWRNSGLKIPYERWKSMQGRTRMTMHWVQKVKHDPMLEPAENGSESAGPSNSASSSVSNRPSDDILKQFRAYEI from the exons atggatGTTTTCAAGCAAATCTTTTCGGAAGATAACAACACTGAGGATTATTATGATGTGTTAGGTTGCAATGAGCTTTCAAAT ACAAATCAAATTTTGACAGAATATCGCATTAAAGCAAAGCTGTTGCATCCTGACAAAAACAAAGGCAACTCTAATTCAAGTCTAGAATTTGCAAAACTTCAGAAAGCCAAAGAAGTCTTGGCAGATCCCACT ttaagAAAGGAATATGACTTGTGGAGGAattctggtttaaaaattccaTACGAACGCTGGAAATCAATGCAAGGACGAACTAGAATG ACCATGCATTGGGTCCAGAAAGTTAAACATGATCCAATGTTAGAACCTGCTGAGAATGGCTCAG AATCTGCTGGGCCAAGTAATTCTGCAAGTTCAAGTGTTTCAAATCGACCAAGTGATGACATTCTAAAGCAATTTCGTGCTTACGAAATATAA
- the LOC100176293 gene encoding anaphase-promoting complex subunit 1-like yields MSAMIVALEPKEFIPCGQTACVNHPGVICLHFNQSQEVGTSLLGTLSQVTLDDKPKGTDSWKLRVYKNVEEELYLSGHTVVWSRGQTVLKTFTVDSLVKQVAWGSFSVSGEDPCQFDLPQSKPGTYPSVDGVAMVTDDAVHVFTDDGDNFVTALPFKVRDSWNFKFGLLFERKREMMEKNKANMSSFQTSLLENDLTTIFCLQHPLREFSPVITKTQGSVRYMNRPHDSIVFCEEDFILTCDKRHGLHTVWRARAVSANDINLLQSSRVPTQNQMGSVCHMSMSSPGLSPFRGSFRGSPGYHGNSHGGIPQSGMNKTPHTNRNPSLAHLSYTPHSSRAFSPSATGSLMYQNHTFSPLRHSPHLTRSPCTPVSHESLCLNNSVYETAEPLQPEICLDHMWTETVTCTREGLSVGCATKVFLIRDVCDQSYLAYHLDSQSQLRVVRYSHSNNLTHLIFGAVESIQARDAAPLKDLRMHAVLDLSGSLVLYTGITKVVKVNLSGLPMSSLGLSHGLRNTASVPATPQPISTPAHPSRPTSAMATMEDVGMLSPVPELDYTGNDISILTGDEFAFSTSGFSSRLVGLPHVVGSTLILEVAGGNNYRAEVPQLCSSELVNMCMRALQFVLPNDTYLSYVTKWYTFRHAPGALNGRHVEWSLFVDCLQEFLGYVGMSRWQMRQSAIQDSMEFDVSSSPVVAAKKSRHSDLLDPKVLKI; encoded by the exons ATGTCAGCAATGATAGTTGCTCTGGAACCAAAAGAATTTATCCCATGTGGGCAAACAGCATGCGTGAACCACCCAG GTGTGATTTGTCTTCATTTCAATCAATCACAAGAAGTTGGGACAAGTTTGCTTGGAACCTTGAGTCAGGTTACTTTAGATGACAAACCCAAG GGCACAGACTCTTGGAAATTGCGAGTTTACAAAAATGTTGAGGAAGAATTATATTTATCCGGACACACTGTGGTGTGGAGTCGTGGTCAAACTGTTCTCAAAACTTTTACAGTTGATTCACTCGTTAAACAg GTAGCATGGGGCTCGTTCTCTGTTAGCGGTGAGGATCCGTGTCAGTTCGATCTTCCACAGTCTAAACCTGGCACCTACCCATCTGTGGATGGTGTTGCTATGGTGACTGATGATGCAGTACACGTCTTCACTGATGATGGAGACAACTTTGTCACTGCTCTGCCATTCAAA GTTCGAGATTCATGGAATTTCAAGTTCGGCTTGCTCTTTGAGCGGAAGAGAGAGATGATGGAGAAGAACAAAGCCAACATGTCCTCCTTTCAAACATCTCTCCTTGAAAATGATCTTACCACCATATTTTGCCTCCAACATCCTCTCAGAGAGTTTTCTCCAGTGATCACTAAAACTCAAG GTAGTGTCAGATACATGAATCGACCGCACGATTCGATCGTGTTTTGTGAAGAAGACTTCATACTCACGTGTGACAAGCGTCATGGTTTGCACACCGTCTGGCGAGCAAGAGCAGTGTCTGCCAACGATATTAACTTGCTGCAATCTTCAAGAGTACCAACGCAAAATCAG ATGGGCAGTGTGTGCCATATGTCTATGTCAAGTCCGGGACTTTCCCCCTTTAGGGGTAGCTTTCGTGGGTCTCCTGGTTACCATGGCAACTCACATGGTGGGATTCCTCAATCAGGGATGAACAAAACCCCGCACACGAATAGGAACCCCTCGCTTGCCCACCTGTCATACACTCCCCATTCAAGTCGCGCCTTCTCACCAAGTGCCACTGGTTCCCTCATGTATCAAAA CCATACATTTTCACCTTTGCGTCACTCACCCCACCTAACAAGGTCCCCATGTACACCAGTATCACACGAGTCATTATGCCTCAACAACAGCGTGTATGAGACAGCTGAGCCATTACAACCAGAGATATGCCTTGATCATATGTGGACTGAGACTGTTACTTGTACAAGGGAAGGTCTGAGTGTGG GTTGTGCAACGAAAGTTTTTCTGATTCGCGACGTGTGTGACCAATCATATCTTGCTTATCATCTCGACAGCCAATCACAGTTGAGAGTTGTCCGATACAGTCACAGCAACAACTTGACACACCTCATATTTGGTGCCGTGGAGTCTATTCAAGCAAGAGATGCCGCGCCGCTCAAG gaTTTACGAATGCACGCCGTGCTTGATCTTTCTGGTTCCTTGGTTCTCTACACTGGCATAACGAAG GTTGTAAAAGTCAACTTAAGCGGACTACCCATGTCATCACTGGGTTTGTCGCATGGATTGCGCAACACTGCCTCTGTGCCCGCCACCCCTCAGCCAATCAGCACGCCCGCACATCCAAGTCGACCAACCAGTGCCATGGCAACCATGGAAGAT GTGGGTATGCTCTCCCCTGTACCTGAGCTCGATTACACAGGAAATGACATCAGCATTTTAACGGGGGATGAGTTTGCGTTTTCCACCTCTGGTTTCTCGTCACGGCTGGTGGGGCTCCCTCATGTGGTGGGATCGACACTAATCCTTGAGGTTGCCGGGGGCAACAACTATCGTGCTGAAGTTCCACAACTCTGCAGTTCCGAACTTG TAAACATGTGCATGCGAGCTCTTCAGTTTGTGCTCCCCAATGATACATACCTCTCTTACGTCACCAAGTGGTACACCTTTCGCCACGCACCCGGTGCATTGAACGGCCGTCATGTGGAGTGGTCTTTGTTTGTTGACTGTTTACAAGAATTCCTTGGTTATGTGGGCATGAGTAGATGGCAGATGCGACAATCTGCCATACAAGACTCCATGGAG TTTGATGTAAGCTCCTCACCAGTTGTTGCAGCCAAGAAGTCCCGACATAGTGACCTACTTGATCCTAAGGTATTGAAAATTTGA
- the LOC100178127 gene encoding anaphase-promoting complex subunit 1 (The sequence of the model RefSeq protein was modified relative to this genomic sequence to represent the inferred CDS: added 16 bases not found in genome assembly) encodes MLREIDRTPSSETEATFERECYALSAGFALGMVTLGKGNGMAELSDLSMSDRLYHLMTGRHKRNRVTRASHDGSPGHSNATSQILEGDRINMEVTGPGATMALALMFLKTNNETVSEWFLAPETISLLETIKPHHLLLRTLTRSLILWDQIDPSKEWVDGHIPQVILTHLHNSETQQNSHQGETEVDEQTILQCHASIITGACLSIGLRFAGSQEKAAFDTLMHYVNFFLSLWKRPGSTMPTHPLEVIGRRLFFTCLSSCLIALCMVVAGSGNLKAMQICRYLHYSVEGEVNYGTQMATHMALGFLFLGKCRYTLGTSNKAIAALLVAIYPSFPSKTTDNRYHLQALRHMYVLAAEKRMLVPIDVVTQRPCYARMTFKYSHCDFDTDVIAPCMIPELHVMKSILVNDNRHLPLEINAHKHPEKLKQILEDGLFVQLAPGCLPYIQDPKGDCSFYSSTNLLEKPLSNTLPNLLYQICCVPENKEKTSRILSLLREHRNQDKTFFIYLSLLQICCHLEGSESIEPLSTWQLRLAMDFIKSRRSSTLNTTIDTISSKVENIFTNFLSEKRSLIETILLQKRSHGRYPTRSQVTFDQSHISACTHAELHALASYLIYNSINCPLVGTSTISSPMKRKHKKNNDLTNELVKLKQFGDYSVSVNSAVQLFYSTTTQ; translated from the exons acCGTACCCCAAGCTCTGAAACAGAAGCCACATTTGAGAGGGAATGTTATGCATTAAGTGCAGGGTTCGCACTTGGTATGGTGACCCTTGGCAAGGGAAATGGAATGGCTGAGTTATCTGACTTGAGCATGTCAGATCGACTTTACCATTTGATGACTGGTCGACATAAAAGAAACAGAGTTACACGAGC CTCACATGATGGAAGCCCCGGTCACAGCAATGCAACAAGTCAGATATTAGAAGGTGATCGAATAAACATGGAAGTCACGGGACCTGGTGCTACCATGGCACTCGCTCTTATGTTTCTTAAAACCAACAATGA AACTGTATCTGAGTGGTTTTTAGCTCCAGAAACCATCTCTTTATTAGAGACCATAAAACCTCACCATTTGTTACTGAGGACTTTAACGAGATCATTAATTTTGTGGGACCAGATTGATCCTTCTAAAGAATGG GTTGATGGGCACATACCTCAAGTTATTTTAACTCATTTACATAACTCGGAAACTCAACAAAACAGCCACCAGGGTGAGACAGAGGTCGACGAACAAACAATACTTCAGTGTCACGCATCAATAATCACTGGTGCTTGTTTATCAATTGGATTGAg GTTTGCTGGTTCTCAGGAAAAAGCTGCTTTCGATACGTTGATGCATTATGTTAATTTCTTTCTTTCCCTATGGAAGAGACCAGGTTCAACTATGCCCACCCACCCACTTGAA gTTATTGGTCGTCGATTATTTTTCACTTGTTTATCTTCTTGCCTCATTGCTTTGTGCATGGTGGTGGCTGGGAGTGGAAACTTAAAAGCTATGCAG ATCTGCAGATACCTGCACTACAGTGTTGAGGGTGAAGTTAACTATGGAACACAAATGGCAACCCACATGGCACTTGGATTTCTATTCTTGGGAAAATGCAG ATACACCTTGGGCACATCCAATAAAGCTATTGCTGCTTTACTTGTCGCAATATATCCAAGTTTTCCATCAAAAACCACCGACAACAGATACCATTTACAG GCCCTGAGACACATGTACGTGTTAGCTGCTGAAAAACGAATGCTGGTTCCAATTGATGTTGTCACACAGCGCCCTTGTTACGCAAGAATGACATTCAAATATTCTCACTGTGACTTTGATACAGATGTGATAGCTCCATGCATGATACCAGAACTACATGTCATGAAATCT ataCTGGTAAATGATAACCGGCATTTGCCTCTTGAAATCAATGCCCACAAACACCCAGAAAAATTGAAGCAAATTTTAGAAGATGGGCTGTTCGTGCAGCTTGCACCAGGCTGCCTTCCTTACATACAAGATCCAaag gGAGATTGCAGTTTCTATTCATCAACCAATCTACTTGAGAAACCGTTATCAAACACCCttcccaacctactgtaccaGATCTGTTGTGTGCCAG aaaacaaagaaaaaacgtCGAGAATATTGTCGTTGCTTCGTGAGCATAGGAATCAAGATAAAacgtttttcatttatttgtctctATTACAG ATCTGCTGTCACCTGGAAGGAAGTGAATCAATTGAACCGCTATCAACATGGCAACTACGTCTTGCAATGGATTTTATCAAATCCAGGCGCTCGTCAACCTTAAACACTACTATTGACACAATATCATCTAAAGTGGAAAATATCTTTACCAATTTTCTTTCGG aAAAACGTTCACTCATTGAAACAATATTACTTCAAAAGCGATCACATGGCCGGTACCCAACTCGATCACAAGTTACATTTGACCAATCACATATCAGCGCTTGCACGCATGCTGAACTCCATGCATTAGCCTCTTATCTTATTTACAATTCCATTAATTGTCCCCTAGTTGGAACATCTACTATTTCATCCCCTATGAAGCGAAAGCACAAGAAGAACAATGATTTAACTAATGAACTTGTAAAACTGAAGCAGTTTGGGGACTATTCAGTTTCTGTTAATTCCGCTGTACAGTTGTTCTATTCTACCACAACCCAGTGA
- the LOC100182846 gene encoding Golgi-associated plant pathogenesis-related protein 1-like: MNTSLKEEYSQLVKDIGKGGEWTPERIDIYQRAMAYKASQEALRHEFVNGILPSVRDDFRNQVLERHNQLRNLHSNTNGVTLNVQLQEEAQAWANKLAADNSGLLHDDNRNGAGENLYFMNNSLMFSPTGAETTDVWYKEYKNYNFITGQSTNGQPIGHFTQVVWKATTEIGAGIASDSHGKYYVCVRYRTAGNTQGQYVDNVMTTKPGAQLPA, from the exons ATGAATACTAGTTTAAAAGAAG AATACAGTCAACTCGTAAAGGATATCGGCAAGGGAGGGGAATGGACACCGGAGCGTATAGACATCTATCAAAGAGCTATGGCTTATAAAGCGTCGCAGGAGGCATTGCGTCATGAGTTCG TCAACGGAATACTTCCGTCTGTGAGAGATGACTTTCGGAACCAGGTTCTTGAACGGCACAACCAATTAAGAAACTTACACAGTAATACCAATGG ggtCACTTTAAATGTACAACTTCAAGAAGAGGCACAAGCTTGGGCAAACAAACTCGCTGCAGACAACTCTGGACTTCTCCATGACGATAATCGCAATGGAGCTGGGGAAAACTTGTACTTTATGAACAACAGCCTTATGTTTTCTCCAACTG GTGCAGAAACAACGGATGTTTGGTACAAAGAATATAAGAACTATAACTTCATTACAGGGCAGAGTACTAATGGGCAACCTATTG GCCATTTCACGCAAGTTGTGTGGAAAGCAACCACCGAAATAGGAGCTGGCATTGCATCCGACAGCCATGGAAAATATTACGTTTGTGTCAGGTATCGAACAGCGGGAAACACGCAGGGCCAATATGTGGATAATGTGATGACAACAAAACCCGGCGCACAGCTCCCAGCTTAG
- the arfgap-7 gene encoding zinc finger protein (The RefSeq protein has 3 substitutions compared to this genomic sequence) yields the protein MSSRRKQEEKHLEVLKGIQQIQCNKKCFECDQRGPTYVDVTIGSMVCTTCGGILRGLNPPHRVKSISMATFTPTEIAFIQTRGNEYCKNIYLGRYDERSKAKPESRNDHTKLKFFMEQKYEQKKWYVSPEQAAKPTESFMEAANAAKANEIKPLTTLLGPNHANIKVEKKQPEKPKPQSPKQQQTIDSIFGDFSGGSTASSTTQPPTSGFADFSNAFTPSNNSFDAFGDFTSGQTTAAPASQPGFGTNFNSVMTAASTTSAPQATKSVDKYADLGDLFSMDNADPAPVAKPDAGNMWMQSQSASVFGQQSTASGSVFGSQANAAPLGSVFGAQSTASTQASLFGSSPMSNTQSYMNNKQPVPFSNATQSYTHFGTSQSTPAYGSVQQPNPGFPAQQQNTYNGTFGTAPGASYMQAASTYGATQPTNNFGAQQFSSMQGFGGTAQQNTFAATNSQMTFPTQTPAPSNPFFMQTPASAAPSATGANPFMAQQHQQAPTQPQTATNPFMNLPPQQVNAAPTNPFF from the coding sequence ATGTCTTCAAGACGGAAGCAGGAAGAAAAGCACCTGGAAGTGCTGAAGGGCATCCAGCAGATACAATGTaacaaaaagtgttttgaATGCGACCAAAGGGGACCCACGTATGTGGACGTTACTATTGGTTCCATGGTTTGTACAACATGCGGGGGAATATTAAGGGGTCTGAATCCGCCCCACCGGGTAAAATCGATATCTATGGCTACGTTTACTCCCACTGAAATAGCCTTTATTCAAACAAGGGGTAACGaatattgcaaaaatatatatcttggGCGTTATGACGAACGTTCAAAAGCAAAACCTGAATCGCGCAACGATCACACGAAGCTTAAATTCTTTATGGAGCAAAAATATGAGCAAAAGAAGTGGTATGTCTCACCTGAACAAGCTGCTAAACCAACTGAAAGTTTCATGGAAGCAGCAAATGCTGCCAAAGCCAATGAAATAAAACCTCTTACTACATTACTTGGACCCAACCACGCTAATATCAAAGTAGAAAAAAAGCAGCCTGAAAAACCAAAGCCTCAATCCCCAAAGCAGCAGCAGACCATTGATTCGATATTTGGAGATTTCAGTGGTGGTTCCACCGCAAGTTCTACCACACAACCACCAACTTCAGGATTCGCAGATTTCAGTAATGCATTCACCCCTTCAAACAACTCATTTGATGCATTTGGAGACTTTACATCTGGTCAGACAACCGCTGCCCCTGCAAGTCAACCTGGTTTTGGAACCAACTTCAACAGTGTCATGACGGCAGCTTCAACAACTTCAGCCCCACAGGTTACAAAATCTGTAGATAAATATGCAGACCTGGGTGATCTCTTTAGTATGGATAATGCAGACCCAGCACCAGTTGCAAAACCAGACGCAGGCAATATGTGGATGCAGTCGCAAAGCGCATCTGTGTTTGGACAACAATCAACAGCTTCAGGTTCTGTGTTTGGGTCACAAGCAAATGCAGCTCCTCTGGGATCAGTGTTTGGTGCGCAGTCCACAGCTTCAACACAAGCTTCATTATTTGGCAGTAGCCCAATGTCCAATACACAGTCATATATGAACAACAAACAACCTGTACCATTCAGCAATGCTACTCAATCATACACACACTTTGGCACAAGTCAGAGTACACCTGCATATGGAAGTGTACAGCAACCAAATCCAGGATTTCCTGCTCAACAGCAGAACACCTACAACGGCACATTTGGAACAGCACCAGGGGCAAGCTACATGCAAGCGGCAAGCACATATGGTGCAACACAACCAACAAACAACTTTGGGGCCCAACAGTTCTCTTCAATGCAAGGATTTGGTGGAACTGCTCAACAAAACACATTCGCTGCAACCAACAGTCAAATGACTTTTCCAACCCAGACCCCAGCTTCATCAAATCCCTTTTTCATGCAAACTCCTGCATCTGCTGCTCCATCTGCAACTGGAGCCAATCCATTCATGGCACAGCAACATCAACACGCACCCACGCAGCCACAAACCGCAACCAACCCATTTATGAACCTGCCCCCACAACAGGTTAATGCAGCCCCAACAAATccattcttttaa